TCCCAAGACCAACTGCCATTCAATCAAACCCCGGGGTCGGGGCCCAATCCCTTTTTCAGCTCTTTTTATGCAGAGGGGATTGCTTCCGAGAGCGAAACGGTTGTTGATGATAAATCCTCCTCCTCAACTTCTCCGCCAGTCCCGACCCCGGCCTTGCCTAAATCAATCTATTTGAAGCTCAATGAAATTTTTTACGATGCCGTTGGAGTGGATACAGAGGGGGATCTTTTTATCGAACTCAAGGGAGAACCGGAACATGATATTTCCGGCTATCAGATAAACATGGTGAGGGGGAGTGATGGCAAGATCATGGGCACGATCAAAATTCCCGCCGGGATGGAAACGAACAGCGAGGGACTTTTTGTGATTGCCGATGCGATTACGGGTCAACCCGGAATGACAAAAGTGGTTCCCGTCGATTTTGTAACAAGTCTGGATCCCCAAAACGGTCCCGATTGTATCCAGCTCGTTGATCCTTCCGGAAAGTTGTCGGATGCCGTGGGTTATGGATCCCCGCTTGTTTTGCGCGGAGAAAATAATCTGCTCTGTTACGAAGGTCTGCCGGGTCCCGATGCCCCCAGCGGCAAAAGCATCAGCCGAAGACCTGAAACTTTTGATTCCGACAACAATGCCGAGGATTGGGCAGTAAATAACACCCCCACACCGGGAAGTGTGGAGGTGCAGTGATTGACAAAACATCTATAATTGATATAACATCAAGACTACAAAGAAATCAGGCAAGAAAAATTCTTTCGGAGATCCTCAATCGGCACGGTCTTTCGAAAATATCGTTCACTCGACATTGCTTGGAAGAATTAAAAAAAGATAGCATGATAGCCGTTGATGTTTTTAATGTTTTAAAAGGAGGTCAAATTTTTAAGGGTCCGGAGTTGATCAAAAATACTTATCGATATCGCGTAGAAACTTCTAGGATGCTTGTAGTGATTAGTTTTTCTCTCCCCGATTATGTTCGATGTATAACCGCTTGGAGGAAAAAGAGATGAAATGTTTATTCTGTGAAGGAAAAATGAAAAAAGTGATCAGAGATTTTCGCTACGATGCCAGTGGCTTGAAAAATATTGTTCTTAAAAACATGGAAATTTTTGTATGTGTGAAATGCGCTGAAGAAGAAACAGTTATTCCCAATATGCAACAATTGCATGATTTGATTGCCTTCCATATTGCTTCTCAACCGTTGCGTTTATTGCCCGAAGAAATCCGCTTTTTACGCTCCCACCTCGGTTTTTCCGGCGTTGATTTCGCCCGAGCCATTGATGTAACACCAGAGAGTGTTTCCCGCTGGGAGACTGGAAAAGAAAAAATGTCATTATCTTTGGAACGGTTTTTAAGGACCCTTGTTTTATATCATTGTAAGACGTATAAAGATTATGCGCTCGATTTGACTCATTACGGTAATCTTTCAAAAGCAAAACCAGCAAAAAAAATATTTGTTGCCAAAGGGAAAGACTGGAAAAAAGCCGCATAAAAGTGCCTTAATGCCAGATGCTTACTGCAACACCTGCGAAAAACCCGAGGCTGATGAAACCGTTGATTGTGAAGAAGGCGGTGTTGATGTGCGAGAGGTCCTGTGGTTTGACTAGCGAATGCTCCCAAACAAAAGCGATGCTGATTAGAACGAGGGTGATCCAGTAAATTGTGGAAAGAGGCGCAGACAATCCAAAGAGAATCAGAAAAAGCATGGTCAACACATGACACTGCTTCGCCATGCGAAGCCCTCTTACGATTCCCCATAATGAAACGGCGGAGTGGATTCCTTCTTGGCTGTCAAACTCGGCATCTTGTGTTGAGTAGAAAATATCGAAACCCGCCACCCAAAATAAAACGCCAAGTCCCAACCAAACCGATGTCATATTGATTTGCCCCGTCACGGCAATCCACGCGGCAATCGGCGCGATCCCCAAGCTGATTCCCAGCCAAAAATGGGTGAGCCATGTAAAGCGTTTAGCAAAAGAGTAGCCGAGGAGAATTGCCAGAGCGATGGGGCTTAAACGAAAAGCGAGAGGATTGATGGCATAACAAACTCCAAAAAATCCCAACGCACATAGAAGTGTGAATATCCCCACATATTGTTTCGAAAGCAATCCTTTGGGAATGTGTCGCGTTTGGGTGCGCGGATTTTTGGCGTCGATGTCGGCGTCTACGAGGCGATTGAATGCCATCGCCGCAGAACGGGCTGAAACCATTGCGCCCAAAATGAGGAGAAAAATTCGCGTGCCGGGCCAGCCGTGTGCCGCCACGAGCATCGAAGCCAAAGCAAACGGAAGGGCGAAGATGGAATGCGAAAATTTGATTAGGTTGAGAGTATGGATAAAATGTGTGTAAAAGGAGCCAGCAATATACTGCTGGCACCTTTTGTTGGGCGCCTTCTTTATTGGCTCCATCGTTGCCTCAATTCATTTTCAACTTCCAAATGATCCAGCACTCGCGCAATCACTGTGTCGACGGCTTCTTCGATCGTTTTTGGTTTCGAATAAAAAGAGGGAGTGGCGGGCAGGATCACGGCCCCCGCCAGAGTCAAAAGTTTCATATTTTCAATTTGCACCAGATTGTAAGGCGTTTCACGCGGCACCAAAATCAATTTTTTGCGCTCCTTGAACTGAACATCGGCTGTGCGGGCAATCACATCATCAGAATAACCGTGGGCAATCCGCCCAATCATTCCCATGCTGGCGGGGATCACCACGCAGGCATCCCACGCGTTTGAGCCACTCACAAACGGAACGCTAAAATCACGAATGTCGTAAACTGGTCGATCATAATTTCGGATATCAACGCCCTCGATCTCTGAATCCCAAATCTGCCGGGCATGGTCACTCATCACAATGGCCACCTGATGAGGTGTTTTGACAAGATGGTCGAGCAGGCGTTTCGAATAAATGGCCCCGCTCGCTCCTGAAATACAGACGACGATTTTTTTAGTCAGTGTTGGCATTGGCAAGTATCAGCGAGGAAATACCCCCCGTGAGGTCTTTCGAAACAATAATTTCAAATCCGGCCTGCTCCAAAAGATTTTCATATTCAAAACGCGTGTAGAAACCTTCAACGGAGTTGTAAAGGTAATCGTAAGCGGCTTTATTTCCGGAAATGAGACTGCCCAGAGTTGGAATGATATATTTTCCGTAAG
The sequence above is a segment of the Deltaproteobacteria bacterium genome. Coding sequences within it:
- a CDS encoding UbiA family prenyltransferase, whose protein sequence is MEPIKKAPNKRCQQYIAGSFYTHFIHTLNLIKFSHSIFALPFALASMLVAAHGWPGTRIFLLILGAMVSARSAAMAFNRLVDADIDAKNPRTQTRHIPKGLLSKQYVGIFTLLCALGFFGVCYAINPLAFRLSPIALAILLGYSFAKRFTWLTHFWLGISLGIAPIAAWIAVTGQINMTSVWLGLGVLFWVAGFDIFYSTQDAEFDSQEGIHSAVSLWGIVRGLRMAKQCHVLTMLFLILFGLSAPLSTIYWITLVLISIAFVWEHSLVKPQDLSHINTAFFTINGFISLGFFAGVAVSIWH
- a CDS encoding UbiX family flavin prenyltransferase, yielding MPTLTKKIVVCISGASGAIYSKRLLDHLVKTPHQVAIVMSDHARQIWDSEIEGVDIRNYDRPVYDIRDFSVPFVSGSNAWDACVVIPASMGMIGRIAHGYSDDVIARTADVQFKERKKLILVPRETPYNLVQIENMKLLTLAGAVILPATPSFYSKPKTIEEAVDTVIARVLDHLEVENELRQRWSQ